A genomic region of Vitis vinifera cultivar Pinot Noir 40024 chromosome 7, ASM3070453v1 contains the following coding sequences:
- the LOC100251642 gene encoding disease resistance protein RPM1, which yields MAEIAVNIAIDKLLPLLNQEARLLGGVQTQVEDIKTELLYIQAFLMDADAKGEKADVSQGLKTWIQDLRETAYSIEDLIDEYLLHLGNPSRRHRFIGFRCKVGRLIKKLKRRHEIASKIRDIQKKVVKLKETSSTYGFISSVQPGSGGSSISAPWHDPRVTSLFIDEAEIVGIESQKIELTSRLVEGTPERTVISVVGMGGLGKTTLANKVYDNKELVGHFDCSAWITVSQSFKMEELLRNMSMKFYQARKEPVPEGINTMDESSLMTLTRQYLQDKRYVVVFDDVWKLDFWGFIKYVLPENKKGSRIIITTRNDEVASCCKESSFDYIHKLQPLPPKSSWKLFCKKAFQGGCPPELEKLSHDIVRRCGGLPLAIVAIGGLLSRKEKLVSEWKKFSDTLGSELQSNSHLESINTILSLSYHDLPYQLKSCFLYFAIFPEDCTIKCRPLTRLWIAEGFVKAKRGVTLEEVAEEFLTELIQRSLVLVSEVFADGKIRSCHVHDLMREIILTKAEELSFCCVMTGEESSFDGRFRRLSLHYSSNNVVNITGKKSHIRSIFLYNSQTFFLGILASKFNLLEVLHLDDSGLDSIPENLGNLLHLRYLSLRNTKVRMLPRSIGKLQNLQTLDLKYTLVEDLPVEINRLKKLRNILVQNYDFDVDLGLFSFKGVHVKEGIGCLEELQKLSCVEANHGAGVIKELGKLRQLRKLEIIKLTRENGEHLCASITNMNRLESLLISSLSEDETLDLQYISHPPSCLSRLQLFGPLEKLPHWISELQNLSIVTLYGSNLMNDPVQVLQALPSLQELALVRDSVVEQLCFETSGFQKLKLLFLRFLVGLKRVKIENGALPQLKTLRVGPCPQLEEIPPGIRHLTRLTTLGFDNLQEELKVSMIPTRGRNYEIVEHIPNVLFHGIETQPTRAS from the coding sequence ATGGCGGAGATTGCAGTCAACATCGCCATCGACAAGTTGCTCCCATTACTAAATCAAGAAGCCAGACTATTGGGAGGCGTCCAAACACAAGTTGAAGACATTAAAACAGAGCTACTATATATTCAAGCTTTCCTAATGGATGCAGATGCAAAGGGGGAGAAAGCTGATGTCAGCCAAGGCCTTAAAACTTGGATTCAAGACTTAAGGGAGACTGCTTATTCCATAGAAGATCTGATTGATGAATACTTGCTTCACTTGGGAAATCCAAGTCGACGGCATAGATTCATTGGTTTCCGCTGCAAAGTTGGTCgcttgataaaaaaattgaaacgaCGCCATGAGATAGCCTCCAAGATCCGTGATATCCAGAAAAAAGTTGTTAAACTCAAAGAAACAAGTTCAACTTACGGCTTCATTAGTTCAGTTCAGCCGGGATCTGGAGGCAGTAGTATAAGTGCTCCATGGCATGACCCTCGGGTGACTTCCCTTTTCATAGATGAAGCTGAAATTGTTGGTATTGAATCTCAAAAAATTGAACTCACAAGCCGGCTGGTGGAGGGAACTCCAGAACGAACTGTAATTTCAGTGGTTGGCATGGGCGGACTTGGCAAGACCACTCTTGCCAACAAAGTATATGACAACAAGGAATTGGTGGGACACTTTGATTGCTCTGCTTGGATCACTGTGTCTCAGTCATTCAAGATGGAAGAGCTACTGCGGAACATGTCAATGAAATTCTATCAAGCAAGGAAGGAGCCAGTTCCTGAGGGTATCAATACCATGGACGAGTCCTCACTAATGACCTTAACCAGGCAATATTTACAAGATAAAAGGTATGTGGTTGTTTTTGATGATGTATGGAAACTAGATTTCTGGGGAttcattaaatatgttttaccagaaaataaaaaagggagcAGGATAATAATCACAACACGTAATGATGAGGTAGCTTCTTGTTGTAAAGAATCTTCATTTGATTACATCCACAAGCTGCAACCTCTGCCTCCAAAGAGCTCCTGGAAACTCTTTTGCAAGAAAGCGTTTCAGGGTGGATGTCCCCCGGAATTAGAGAAATTGTCTCATGATATTGTCAGAAGATGTGGTGGATTGCCACTAGCAATTGTAGCAATCGGTGGTCTTTTGTCAAGAAAAGAGAAGCTTGTCTCCGAATGGAAAAAATTTAGTGATACCCTAGGCTCTGAGTTACAAAGTAATTCGCATCTTGAAAGTATCAATACCATTCTCTCCCTCAGTTATCATGATCTGCCTTACCAACTCAAGTCCTGTTTCTTGTACTTTGCCATTTTCCCGGAAGACTGCACAATTAAGTGTAGACCACTTACTCGCCTATGGATTGCTGAGGGTTTTGTAAAAGCCAAGAGAGGTGTAACACTAGAAGAGGTTGCAGAAGAATTCTTGACCGAGCTCATACAAAGGAGCTTAGTTCTAGTGTCTGAGGTATTTGCTGATGGAAAAATTAGAAGCTGTCACGTTCATGACTTGATGCGTGAGATTATTCTCACAAAGGCCGAGGAGTTGAGTTTTTGTTGTGTGATGACTGGAGAAGAATCAAGTTTTGATGGAAGATTTAGGCGCCTATCACTTCATTATAGCTCAAATAATGTTGTAAACATTACTGGTAAAAAGTCTCACATCCGctccatttttctttacaaCTCTCAGACGTTTTTTCTGGGGATATTGGCTTCAAAATTTAATCTTCTGGAAGTATTGCATCTTGATGATTCTGGTTTGGATAGCATTCCTGAAAATTTGGGAAATCTGTTGCATTTGAGGTACTTAAGCTTGAGGAATACAAAAGTGAGGATGCTTCCAAGGTCCATAGGTAAACTGCAAAACCTACAGACTTTGGATCTGAAATATACCCTTGTGGAGGATCTTCCTGTTGAGATCAATAGGCTCAAAAAGCTGCGCAATATTCTAGTccaaaattatgattttgatgTTGATTTGggcttgttttcttttaaaggaGTGCATGTAAAGGAGGGTATTGGGTGTTTGGAAGAGTTGCAGAAGCTGTCCTGTGTGGAGGCAAACCATGGGGCGGGGGTAATTAAAGAGCTGGGAAAGCTGAGGCAGTTGAGGAAGCtggaaattataaaacttaCTAGAGAAAATGGGGAGCATTTATGTGCCTCCATTACAAACATGAATCGCCTTGAATCTTTGTTAATTTCGTCATTGAGTGAAGACGAGACTCTGGATTTACAGTATATATCGCATCCACCCTCCTGTCTTTCACGTCTCCAGTTGTTCGGGCCTTTGGAGAAGTTACCTCACTGGATTTCTGAACTTCAAAATTTATCTATTGTAACCTTGTATGGTTCTAACTTGATGAATGATCCAGTGCAAGTCCTTCAAGCCTTGCCTAGCTTGCAGGAGCTTGCCCTTGTCCGTGACTCTGTTGTTGAGCAATTGTGTTTTGAGACCTCCGGGTTTCAGAAACTTAAGCTCTTATTTCTCCGTTTCTTGGTGGGACTGAAGAGGGTGAAAATAGAGAATGGAGCATTGCCCCAACTCAAGACGCTTAGAGTTGGGCCCTGCCCACAACTGGAGGAGATTCCCCCCGGCATCCGACACCTTACCAGACTTACAACTCTTGGATTTGATAATTTGCAGGAAGAATTGAAAGTAAGTATGATACCCACCCGGGGCAGAAATTATGAGATTGTTGAGCACATTCCAAACGTCCTCTTTCATGGGATTGAAACTCAGCCTACGAGAGCTAGCTGA